The DNA region TAAACGAACCTTGTGaaataatctatgtgatgattaatgatgtgattgtaattgaatgatgcatatatatatatatatatatataaacatgctttgatgatgatgatgattatgatgaaatgagtattttgatGATGTAACTCATAGACtggacgatggtataagtatgttcatatatgtttatattcattcatatttattgttgatgctgtatccatgatgatgtgttggatcagtgaagggcatgattcccattgtgtggaatatgtgctggcagggccgtatcttgatgatgttggatcggtcatgggttattcccatttgatgatgttggtaccacatgcatagcgtcagttgcattcatatgcatgattttataacatgattggatgtttttccagtgttataaatattgatgatgtgttggttgtttatgatgatgaaacttatctgaatgtctgtttatgataCAATTGAGTGAATGAtgcgactatgatgtgttattgctttataaccttataacatttgttaattttgatgagactcacccttacatgttgtcattttcagattgaggatagcggctgttcgactcggtgaggattagctcatgagtcaatgtgtttAGTTagtgtcaggtgtcatgctctgatatttgtaacactggggacgtgattgtttagagtttatgttttataactctggttatattttgatgttttgaaggataagtttttaagatgttaaacttaatccgtatgatttaatttccgctgtgttaactgTTAGGGACCAAATTGTAGTGTATTTCATATCCTTTTATTGGTccctttaatcaattttaattgcaAATCACACGCTTTACTCACACAAAGTGCAAAAATGAAGTTATTCTCGTTGTTATGTGATTTGAGTAGATATTTCACTTtcattgctagttttgtagaaatTTACATCAGGAATTGTTCAAAGAGGATACAAGCTGAGATAACACAAGGAAGCTGCCAAGTAACCAAGGAAGAAGTCATCATCAAGcaagttcgcgccgcgtcctcttGTTGGCGCCGTGAACTGAGTCAAAATCAGAGATGTCCAAGTCAGctcagttggcgccgcgtccTCCTGTTGGCGCCACGAACTGAGCCAATCCTGCCAGCGTGTTTAAGTGAAGATTCTGACTTTTGTGGAGGCATGTGAAGTGGTGGCGTGGTAGACAACAAAAGAGCACTTTTTGGGGCTATTCACTTCTATTGGTCAATTAGGTGGCAAAAAGGGATGGCAATCATTTCTCTTTTTGTCTCATTAGAAAGGAAATGAATGTAATTTTGATATATCTTTAGTTTGGGGATTTTAGAGAGTACATTATTCCATTACATAAAAAcagtagagaaaattaggttgaaGGCAAAAATGGGATTTCATATCTTTGCAAGATTTCTGTTATGGTGATGAGTAACTAAGCAACTCTCTTTGCTAAGATTAGAGGTAGCTATTCCTCATAACTCTATGTATTTCTCTTAAATATTCATGTATGTGAATCTCTTCTTGATTGAATATAGTATAAATCTCTTGTTTTGAACTCTtatctttgatttatattattgttgaaaaagataatataaatattgctTTAGAGGTTTATTCAAACAATACATAAATTGTAGAAATAGATCTATGTGTTGTTTATCACTTGTATTGCTAGATAATGATGGTTAGATGCATGTTTAGGTGAAGAAATTACCTAAAGTTTTGTTtaacaattattataatattatttaggaATAAATGATATTGAGGCAATACTAGATGGTATTCATGAAATTAGAATTCATATACATGGTTTGAGGGAATGCATGAGTTTGGAATAGTGAACACTAATCTTGGCAAAGCaatttttatttgagaaaatcGTATTTTACTTTCTtagtttgtttctaaaattcaagataaattccaaacataaaccaaactcatttttatttatcaacttaaaatgatcacaactatagaacggcggtaatatcacccaatctctgtggatacgatacaaaAATATTTGCCGAAAGTATACTTTTCAACAAATTggtgccgttgccggggattggcgtttgatattgcaagcattgcaatagttcattgttttaagttGTTACTTTATTCTAAACTCTTTTGCGTTTCActtggtttgctagttttgtagattcttgTGCATGCGAGAAAAAGCTACCGAAGAGCAATTTCATTTCGATCccgaaattgaaagaacactccgaaggctcaatagcaagacacgaagaagaagaaagttAGCTCAAGAGAAGAGACAAAGAGAGGAGGAatctacttcttctaacaatCAAATTGAAGAAGTAGTTGTAGACACCTTTGAAGGAGACATGGCGGGTGTTGTTCCAACCGAAATGTCCGCCAATAGTCCAAGACGTACTGCCCAATTTGCACGCAATGCTCAAGGTGGAGCAAATACGGAGATGAAGACCGGAATCCTTCAACTTGTTTATGCAAGTCCATTCACCGGAATGGATCATGAAGACCCTTTCGCAcatctcaccaaattttatgagatTGCGGGTTCAACGGGAGTTGATGCGGCAAATGAAGAATCATTGTTCAAGAGGCTATTTCCACATTCATTAGTGGGGAAATCCAaggaatggtatcttgatcaaccACCAAACGTTATGACAGATTGGAATCTATTGGAAGAGAAATTTTTGGAGAGATTTTTTCCTCAATCCCGATTCATGGAAGCCAAAACGGCAATTGCGGTTTTCACTCAAGGAAGCAACGAATCCTTAAATGAGGCTTGGGAAAGATTCAAATCCCTGCTTAGAAAATGCAAGGGTCATGGTTTTGATGATCtcacacaaattcacatcttccgcaatgggcttcaaccggtgcacaagacacttttggatgctaccgcgggtggatcTTTAATGTCAAAAAGCGCGGAGGATGCAACAATGATAATTGATCGTATGGCACTCAATGATCTCCAAACTCAACATGATAGGAGTCCATCACAAAGGAAGCCGGGTGTTCTTGAATTAAACACCAATGATGCTATCCTCGCTCAAAACAAAATTCTTTCTCAACAAGTCGAGTTACTCACCAAGCAAATGTCAAAGCTCCCACAACAAATGAAGGAAATTCATGGAATGCAAATGACTTCTCAAGTAGCAAGTTGTGAACTTTGCAAAGGTGACCACCCTACCGGCTTTTGTCCACCACCCGAAGGAGAGGAAGTTAACTATGTGAACAACCAACGTCAAGGCTATCAAAGGCAACCTCCGTACCaacatcaaggttatcaaaggaaTAACCAAGGATTtcaaccttcaagattcaacaaccAACACAATCAACATCAAAGTCCGTACCAAAGTCCAAATTCACAAGGTCAAGGTCAACAACCTCAAGGCGGAAGCTCAAAATTGGAAGATACTATCAACCAATTCATGCAAGTTTCCATGGAGAATCAAAAGACTAATGTGGCTGCCATAAAGAACTTAGAAAATCAAGTGGGGCAGCTTGCAAAACAATTGGCCGAACAACAAACGGGACCTTCTTTTTCCGCAAACACTCAACCTAACCCAAAGGAGTTTTGCAAGGCAATTATTACAAGGAGTGGCAAGGAAGTGAGTAATGGGGAGAGGAAGGAAATAGTAGTGGAGGATGatggatttgttgttgttgaaggtgaGGAGGATGAGATAGTggtggaaaaagaaaaagaaaaagaaggggaGGAAGTAGccgaaaaagagaaaaatgtgaagaagAATAAAAGAGAAGGAAAAGGAGTGAGCACGAATCCCGTTCAAAACCTACCCTACCCACATGCACCATCAAGGAAGGAGAATGCAAGACATTATGCTAGGTTCATGGATATATTTAAGCAACTCCAAATAAATATTCCATTCGCCGAAGCATTAGAACACATGCCAAAATATGCAAAATTCTTGAAGGACATTCACACCAAAAAGAAAAGATATCCGGACAATGAAACTATTATGCTCgatgctcaatgtagtgctatcatTCAAAGAACTCTTCCAAGAAAAGAAACCGATCCGGGACGAGTCATCTTACCGGTCACCATTGGAGGTACTTACATCGGCAATGGTCTAATTAATTTGGGGTCTAGCATTAATCTCATTCCTTTGTCTATCATAAAGAGATTGGGGAATATTGAAATGAAGTCTACCCGAATGACATTACAACTAGCCGATAAGTCCACAACCTCACCTTATTGAAatctatctattgtataaaagatttgactttttagctggcttgtatgaggcccaagcttgaggcttttgattgattgattatgattatgactctgggagaaaactccactggggattaatttacaagggatttttatgttctgtacaaagcccagaattgaggctgactctacttggggagtatctattttgatggattttatttggtgttctgtacaaagcccagaattgaggctgactctagctagggaaaacattattttctgccttgtacaaagcccaaggttgtggctactgaaaaatgaaggactcactaggggagactctattatctgccttgtacaatgcccaaggttgaggctgactattaacagggagttttattgttttggtgacttgtatgaagcccaaggttgaggctaactgtttttattggatttttgactctattgaaggatttatttattaaaagactgattttttttggaagctaaccctttccagggattttgactcagctggagaaattgtctgttaaaagactgatttttgtcatgtttttggaggctgaccctttccaggggttttgactctttttggggaaattatctcctaagagaatgaatctttggtttttgaagatgtaattttggaggctaaccctttccaggggtttttgttaaaaatgaaggaatgtttggaggctaaccctttccaggggttttttgttgaaatgaaagaatgtgtggaggctaaccctttccaggggttttttgttaaaatgaaagaatgtgtggaggctaaccctttcca from Vicia villosa cultivar HV-30 ecotype Madison, WI unplaced genomic scaffold, Vvil1.0 ctg.002202F_1_1, whole genome shotgun sequence includes:
- the LOC131638170 gene encoding uncharacterized protein LOC131638170, encoding MIIDRMALNDLQTQHDRSPSQRKPGVLELNTNDAILAQNKILSQQVELLTKQMSKLPQQMKEIHGMQMTSQVASCELCKGDHPTGFCPPPEGEEVNYVNNQRQGYQRQPPYQHQGYQRNNQGFQPSRFNNQHNQHQSPYQSPNSQGQGQQPQGGSSKLEDTINQFMQVSMENQKTNVAAIKNLENQVGQLAKQLAEQQTGPSFSANTQPNPKEFCKAIITRSGKEVSNGERKEIVVEDDGFVVVEGEEDEIVVEKEKEKEGEEVAEKEKNVKKNKREGKGVSTNPVQNLPYPHAPSRKENARHYARFMDIFKQLQINIPFAEALEHMPKYAKFLKDIHTKKKRYPDNETIMLDAQCSAIIQRTLPRKETDPGRVILPVTIGGTYIGNGLINLGSSINLIPLSIIKRLGNIEMKSTRMTLQLADKSTTSPY